A genome region from Setaria italica strain Yugu1 chromosome III, Setaria_italica_v2.0, whole genome shotgun sequence includes the following:
- the LOC101766764 gene encoding F-box/LRR-repeat protein At4g14096-like has translation MPRGKKAKSTAPTAPAPAPAGIDALPDGVLEHILGFLPSPEAVRTCVLARRWRHLWRNATGLRVSCLAGGSEGDSGEGPPSPKRIRDFLERILLLRGQAPLETFELRFCTFDGDGDDTSCLSRWVQHAVECKVRTLRLENIWVDGFELEDRPLVSQLLTRLQLEGLDLKNTFCDFSGCPSLEHLVIESCEFWDAYKVSSESLKHLCMTSCIFSKVSSTVIHAPSLVSLRLDGHLYRAPVLEIMPSLQGAFVRAIHENLDSGYCDDYSGDCDGEDCYSCYGAVDCNYKCMLLEGLSEAENLALISESKVQAEDFDTQ, from the exons ATGCCTCGTGGGAAAAAGGCCAAGAGCACGGCGCCcacggcgccggcaccggcgccggctgGTATAGACGCTCTGCCGGACGGCGTCCTCGAGCACATCCTAGGCTTCCTGCCGTCGCCAGAGGCCGTTCGTACGTGCGTGCTGGCCCGGCGCTGGCGTCACCTCTGGCGTAACGCCACGGGCCTGCGCGTCTCgtgcctcgccggcggcagcgagggGGACTCCGGAGAAGGGCCGCCGTCCCCGAAGCGGATCCGGGACTTCTTGGAACGTATCCTGCTCCTCAGAGGGCAGGCTCCCCTCGAGACGTTCGAGCTCAGGTTCTGTACcttcgacggcgacggcgacgacacGAGCTGCCTCAGCCGCTGGGTCCAGCACGCCGTGGAGTGCAAGGTTCGGACGCTCAGGCTCGAAAACATCTGGGTCGACGGCTTTGAGCTGGAGGACCGCCCCCTTGTGTCCCAGCTCCTGACGAGGCTGCAGCTCGAGGGCCTGGACTTGAAGAATACTTTCTGCGACTTCTCGGGGTGCCCATCGTTGGAGCATCTAGTGATTGAGTCCTGCGAGTTTTGGGATGCCTATAAGGTCTCATCAGAGTCCCTGAAACACTTATGCATGACAAGCTGCATTTTCAGCAAAGTCTCCAGCACTGTTATTCATGCCCCGAGTCTTGTTTCACTGAGGCTGGATGGCCATTTGTACAGGGCTCCTGTTCTTGAGATCATGCCGTCGTTACAAGGGGCATTTGTTAGAGCCATCCACGAGAATTTGGACTCTGGGTATTGTGATGATTACTCTGGGGATTGTGATGGTGAGGATTGTTACTCTTGTTATGGTGCTGTGGATTGCAACTACAAGTGTATGCTTCTGGAAGGTTTATCAGAAGCTGAGAATTTGGCATTGATATCTGAATCCAAAGTG CAGGCTGAAGACTTTGATACTCAATGA
- the LOC101772116 gene encoding 40S ribosomal protein S7: MFTARRKIQKDKGVEPTEFEDTVAQAFFDLENGNQELKSDLKDLYINGAVQMDVPGNRKAVIIHVPYMLQKSYKKIHVRLIRELEKKFSGKDVVLIATRRIVRPPKKGSAVVRPRSRTLTTVHDGILEDVVYPAEIVGKRVRYHLDGAKVMKVFLDPKERTNTEYKLDTFSTVYRRLCGKEVVFDYPVAESA, encoded by the exons ATGTTTACGGCAAGGAGGAAGATCCAGAAGGACAAGGGTGTAGAGCCAACTGAGTTTGAGGACACAGTTGCCCAG GCATTCTTTGACCTCGAGAATGGGAATCAGGAGCTTAAGAGTGACTTGAAGGACCTTTACATCAATGGAGCAGT GCAGATGGACGTGCCTGGCAACAGGAAGGCTGTTATCATCCATGTCCCATACATGCTTCAAAAGTCTTACAAGAAGATTCATGTGAGGCTTATTCGGGAGCTTGAGAAGAAGTTCAGTGGGAAG GATGTTGTTCTCATTGCGACTAGAAGAATTGTGAGGCCCCCAAAGAAGGGCTCAGCTGTTGTCCGTCCCCGTAGCCGCACTCTTACCACTGTTCATGATGGCATTTTGGAAGATGTTGTGTACCCAGCTGAGATTGTTGGAAAGCGTGTTAGATACCACTTGGATGGTGCAAAAGTCATGAAG GTCTTCCTGGATCCAAAGGAGCGAACCAACACTGAGTACAAGCTCGACACTTTCAGCACAGTCTACCGGAGGCTTTGTGGGAAGGAGGTTGTGTTTGACTACCCTGTGGC